In one Acanthochromis polyacanthus isolate Apoly-LR-REF ecotype Palm Island chromosome 20, KAUST_Apoly_ChrSc, whole genome shotgun sequence genomic region, the following are encoded:
- the tnikb gene encoding TRAF2 and NCK interacting kinase b isoform X11 has product MVVGEASILSPVSTDSTMASDSPARSLDEIDLSALRDPAGIFELVELVGNGTYGQVYKGRHVKTGQLAAIKVMDVTGDEEEEIKAEINMLKKYSHHRNIATYYGAFVKKNPPGMDDQLWLVMEFCGAGSVTDLIKNTKGNSLKEEWIAYVCREILRGLTHLHQHKVIHRDIKGQNVLLTENAEVKLVDFGVSAQLDRTVGRRNTFIGTPYWMAPEVIACDENPDATYDFKSDLWSLGITAIEMAEGAPPLCDMHPMRALFLIPRNPAPRLKSKKWSKKFQSFIESCLVKSHSQRPSTEQLLKHPFIRDLPNERQVRIQLKDHIDRTKKRRGERDETEYEYSGSEEEDEERDVGEPSSIINIPGESTLRRDFLRLQLANKERSELIRRQQLEQQQNEEHKRQLLAERQKRIEEQKEQRRRLEEQQRRERELRKQQEREQRRRYEEMEQLRREEERRHAEREQEYIRRQLEEEQRQLEILQQQLLQEQALLLEYKRKQIEEQRQAERLQRQLQQERAYLVSLQQQQQETPRPPADKKQLYHYKDQAPGSNDKPAWAKEVMRRAQSNSPRVPPKKFHSFREPRDVQLDNLLRLPGYKPRRRRPPSYPAHGSPSRENLHVPRIRVTCVPEPDPSQPVFRRPSRSPESRGRSPGRRVEDHYKMNRQTSPTLQHKVSNRISDPSLPPRSESFSSGGIQQARTPPMHRSVEPQMAHLVQVKSHGLSGSQSLYDPHGVSSSSSASPSPSRPPMPRQNSDPTSDTPPPPPLSRLAPPLDKLDRSSWLRQDDDMPPKVPQRTTSISPALVRKNSPGNGPGLGPRAGAHLIRASNPDLRRTDISMETPLKRTSSGSSSSSSTPSSQGGSNERGNSASKTEGSTLSSHDTKDDNRELTRPSRPADLTALAKELRELRQGEETSRPPVKVTDYSSSSEESHSSEDEEGEGGANDGTVAVSDIPRIMPAASQSTNESFGMMGGHNDSHGDSYGNSSQDGTLMMREYGMGGGGGSKASFTPFVDPRVYGTSPTDDDDNNSASALFADELLKQEQEQARLNEARKISVVNVNPTNIRPHSDTPEIRKYKKRFNSEILCAALWGVNLLVGTENGLMLLDRSGQGKVYNLINRRRFQQMDVLEGLNVLVTISGKKNKLRVYYLSWLRNRILHNDPEVEKKQGWITVGELEGCVHYKVVKYERIKFLVIALKNSVEIYAWAPKPYHKFMAFKSFTDLQHRPLLVDLTVEEGQRLKVIYGSSVGFHVIDVDSGNPYDIYIPSHVRLCRTPSLRLGLRCSQVSLRCSQVWLRCSQVWLRCSQVRLRCSQVRLRCCQVRLRCSQVRLRCSQVRLRCSQVRLRCSQVRLRCSQVRLRCSQVRLRCSQVRLRCSQVRLRCSQVRLRCCQVRLRCSQVRLRCSQVCLRCSQVWLRCSQVSLRCSRVSLRRNLLSLLDNYSCGYR; this is encoded by the exons ggtcGCCACGTCAAAACAGGGCAGCTCGCTGCCATCAAGGTCATGGACGTCACCGGA gatgaggaggaggagattaAAGCCGAGATCAACATGCTAAAGAAGTACAGCCACCACAGGAACATCGCCACTTACTACGGAGCCTTCGTCAAGAAGAATCCTCCGGGGATGGACGACCAGCTCTGG CTGGTGATGGAGTTCTGTGGCGCCGGTTCGGTGACAGAtctgatcaaaaacaccaaaggGAACTCTCTGAAGGAGGAGTGGATCGCCTACGTCTGCAGGGAGATCCTCAGG GGTCTGACCCACCTCCACCAGCACAAGGTCATCCACCGAGACATCAAGGGCCAGAACGTCCTGCTGACGGAGAACGCCGAGGTCAAGCTGG tggaCTTCGGTGTGAGCGCCCAGCTGGACCGGACGGTGGGTCGCAGGAACACCTTCATCGGGACGCCGTACTGGATGGCCCCGGAGGTGATCGCCTGCGACGAGAACCCCGACGCCACGTATGACTTCAAG agcgATCTGTGGTCGTTGGGAATCACAGCCATCGAGATGGCCGAGGGAGCTCCAC CTCTATGCGACATGCATCCCATGAGGGCGCTCTTCCTCATCCCCAGAAATCCTGCACCGAGGCTCAAATCCAAGAAATG GTCCAAGAAGTTCCAGTCGTTCATCGAGAGCTGTCTGGTGAAGAGCCACAGCCAGCGGCCGAGCACCGAGCAGCTGCTCAAGCATCCCTTCATCAGAGACCTGCCCAACGAACGGCAGGTCCGCATCCAGCTGAAGGACCACATCGACCGCACCAagaagaggagaggggagaggg ATGAAACCGAGTACGAGTACAGCGGCagcgaggaggaggacgaggagaggGACGTCGGAGAGCCCAG CTCCATCATCAACATTCCCGGCGAGTCGACTTTGAGGCGGGACTTCCTGCGCCTCCAGCTGGCCAATAAGGAGCGATCGGAGCTGATCCGCCGTCagcagctggagcagcagcagaacgagGAGCACAAGCGCCAACTGCTGGCCGAGAGGCAGAAACGCATCGAGGAGCAGAAGGAGCAGCGGCGGCGGCTGGAGGAG CAACAGCGTCGTGAGCGAGAgctgaggaagcagcaggagcgagagcagaggaggaggtaCGAGGAGATGGAGCAGCTccggagggaggaggagaggaggcacGCCGAGAGGGAGCAG GAATATATCCGTagacagctggaggaggagcagaggcaGCTGGAgatcctgcagcagcagctcctgcagGAACAGGCCTTACTGCtg GAGTACAAGAGGAAGCAGATCGAGGAGCAGCGGCAGGCCGAGCGTCTTCAGAGGCAGCTTCAGCAGGAACGCGCTTACCTGgtttctctgcagcagcagcagcaggaaacacCGCGACCGCCGGCCGACAAGAAGCAGCTGTACCACTACAAGGACCAGGCGCCGGGCAGCAACGACAAGCCGGCCTGGGCCAAGGAG GTGATGCGTCGCGCTCAGAGCAACTCTCCTCGAGTCCCTCCTAAGAAGTTCCACTCCTTCAGGGAGCCTCGGGACGTCCAGCTGGACAACCTGCTGCGTCTCCCCGGCTACAAGCCCCGCCGCCGCCGCCCGCCGTCCTACCCGGCCCACGGCAGCCCGTCCAGAGAAAACCTCCACGTTCCCAGGATCCGGGTCACCTGCGTCCCGGAACCCGACCCGTCCCAGCCGGTGTTCCGCCGGCCGAGCAGGAGCCCCGAGTCGAGGGGTCGCAGCCCCGGACGCCGG GTGGAGGATCATTATAAGATGAACAGACAGACTTCTCCTACGTTGCAGCATAAAGTCTCCAACCGGATCTCGGACCCGTCGCTGCCGCCGCGATCCGAGTCCTTCAGCAGCGGAGGCATCCAGCAGGCCAGGACTCCGCCCATGCACCGATCCGTAGAGCCTCAG ATGGCCCACCTGGTGCAGGTGAAGAGTCACGGCCTGTCGGGCTCCCAGTCCCTGTACGACCCCCACGGCGTGTCCTCGTCCTCCTCGGCGTCGCCCTCCCCCTCCCGGCCTCCCATGCCCCGGCAGAACTCCGACCCCACCTCCGACACCCCTCCTCCCCCGCCCCTGTCCCGCCTGGCACCCCCCCTCGACAAGCTGGATCGCAGCTCCTGGTTGCGGCAGGACGACGACATGCCGCCCAAG gttccTCAGAGAACCACCTCCATCTCTCCTGCTCTGGTCAGGAAGAACTCTCCTGGAAACGGGCCGGGCCTCGGTCCTCGGGCCGGAGCCCACCTGATCCGGGCCAG caaccccGACCTGCGGAGGACCGACATTTCCATGGAGACGCCCCTGAAAAGGACGAGCAGCGgcagctcctccagctccagcacccccagcTCCCAGGGAGGCTCCAACGAGAGAG gtaaTTCGGCCTCTAAGACTGAAGGTTCAACTCTTTCCTCCCACGACACCAAAGACGACAACAGAGAGCTGACCAGACCCAGCAGGCCTGCA GATCTGACTGCTTTGGCCAAAGAGCTGAGGGAGCTGCGACAGGGCGAGGAGACGAGCCGGCCGCCGGTCAAAGTCACCGACTACTCGTCCTCCAGCGAAGAGTCCCACAGCAGCGAGGATGAGGAGGGAGAGGGCGGAGCCAACGACGGCACGGTGGCGGTCAGCGACATCCCACGGATCAT gccGGCGGCGAGTCAAAGCACCAACGAGTCGTTCGGGATGATGGGAGGACACAACGACTCTCATGGAGATTCGTACGGAAACAGCTCTCAGGACGGAACGCTGATGATGAGAGAG TACGGGATGGGAGGCGGTGGAGGATCCAAGGCTTCCTTCACGCCATTTGTTGATCCGAGGGTCTACGGGACTTCTCCGACCGACGACGACGATAATAACTCTGCCTCAG CGCTATTTGCTGACGAGCTGCTGAAGCAGGAACAGGAGCAGGCCAGACTCAATGAGGCCAGAAAGATCTCTGTGGTCAACGTCAACCCAACCAACATCCGACCGCACAGCGACACGCCTGAGATCCGGAAATACAAGAAACGCTTCAACTCCGAGATCCTGTGTGCCGCTCTGTGGG gcGTGAACCTGCTGGTGGGAACCGAGAACGGCCTGATGCTGCTGGATCGGAGCGGTCAGGGCAAAGTTTACAACCTGATCAACCGACGGCGCTTCCAGCAGATGGACGTCCTGGAGGGACTCAACGTCCTGGTGACCATCTCAG GGAAGAAGAACAAGCTGCGTGTTTACTACCTGTCCTGGCTGAGGAACAGGATATTACACAACGACCCTGAAGTGGAGAAGAAGCAGGGCTGGATTACTGTTGGCGAGCTGGAGGGCTGCGTTCACTACAAAGTCG TCAAGTACGAGAGGATTAAATTCTTGGTGATTGCTCTGAAGAATTCGGTGGAAATCTACGCCTGGGCGCCTAAACCTTACCACAAGTTCATGGCCTTCAAG TCCTTCACTGACCTGCAGCACCGCCCCCTGCTGGTGGACCTGACCGTGGAGGAGGGCCAGAGGCTGAAGGTCATCTACGGATCCAGCGTCGGATTCCACGTCATCGATGTCGACTCCGGAAACCCCTACGACATCTACATCCCCTCACATGTAAGACTCTGTAGAACACCAAGTTTAAGACTTGGGTTAAGGTGTAGTCAGGTTAGTTTAAGGTGTAGTCAGGTTTGGTTAAG GTGTAGTCAGGTTTGGTTAAGGTGTAGTCAGGTTAGGTTAAGGTGTAGTCAGGTTAGGTTAAGGTGTTGTCAGGTTAGGTTAAG GTGTAGTCAGGTTAGGTTAAGGTGTAGTCAGGTTAGGTTAAGGTGTAGTCAGGTTAGGTTAAG GTGTAGTCAGGTTAGGTTAAGGTGTAGTCAGGTTAGGTTAAG GTGTAGTCAGGTTAGGTTAAGGTGTAGTCAGGTTAGGTTAAG GTGTAGTCAGGTTAGGTTAAGGTGTAGTCAGGTTAGGTTAAGGTGTTGTCAGGTTAG GTTAAGGTGTAGTCAGGTTAGGTTAAGGTGTAGTCAGGTTTGTTTAAGGTGTAGTCAGGTTTGGTTAAGGTGTAGTCAGGTTAGTTTAAGGTGTAGTCGGGTTAGTTTAAGGCGTAATTTGTTGAGTTTGTTAGACAACTATAGCTGTGGTTACCGCTAG
- the tnikb gene encoding TRAF2 and NCK interacting kinase b isoform X6 has translation MVVGEASILSPVSTDSTMASDSPARSLDEIDLSALRDPAGIFELVELVGNGTYGQVYKGRHVKTGQLAAIKVMDVTGDEEEEIKAEINMLKKYSHHRNIATYYGAFVKKNPPGMDDQLWLVMEFCGAGSVTDLIKNTKGNSLKEEWIAYVCREILRGLTHLHQHKVIHRDIKGQNVLLTENAEVKLVDFGVSAQLDRTVGRRNTFIGTPYWMAPEVIACDENPDATYDFKSDLWSLGITAIEMAEGAPPLCDMHPMRALFLIPRNPAPRLKSKKWSKKFQSFIESCLVKSHSQRPSTEQLLKHPFIRDLPNERQVRIQLKDHIDRTKKRRGERDETEYEYSGSEEEDEERDVGEPSSIINIPGESTLRRDFLRLQLANKERSELIRRQQLEQQQNEEHKRQLLAERQKRIEEQKEQRRRLEEQQRRERELRKQQEREQRRRYEEMEQLRREEERRHAEREQEYIRRQLEEEQRQLEILQQQLLQEQALLLEYKRKQIEEQRQAERLQRQLQQERAYLVSLQQQQQETPRPPADKKQLYHYKDQAPGSNDKPAWAKEVMRRAQSNSPRVPPKKFHSFREPRDVQLDNLLRLPGYKPRRRRPPSYPAHGSPSRENLHVPRIRVTCVPEPDPSQPVFRRPSRSPESRGRSPGRRVEDHYKMNRQTSPTLQHKVSNRISDPSLPPRSESFSSGGIQQARTPPMHRSVEPQMAHLVQVKSHGLSGSQSLYDPHGVSSSSSASPSPSRPPMPRQNSDPTSDTPPPPPLSRLAPPLDKLDRSSWLRQDDDMPPKVPQRTTSISPALVRKNSPGNGPGLGPRAGAHLIRASNPDLRRTDISMETPLKRTSSGSSSSSSTPSSQGGSNERGNSASKTEGSTLSSHDTKDDNRELTRPSRPADLTALAKELRELRQGEETSRPPVKVTDYSSSSEESHSSEDEEGEGGANDGTVAVSDIPRIMPAASQSTNESFGMMGGHNDSHGDSYGNSSQDGTLMMREYGMGGGGGSKASFTPFVDPRVYGTSPTDDDDNNSASALFADELLKQEQEQARLNEARKISVVNVNPTNIRPHSDTPEIRKYKKRFNSEILCAALWGVNLLVGTENGLMLLDRSGQGKVYNLINRRRFQQMDVLEGLNVLVTISGKKNKLRVYYLSWLRNRILHNDPEVEKKQGWITVGELEGCVHYKVVKYERIKFLVIALKNSVEIYAWAPKPYHKFMAFKSFTDLQHRPLLVDLTVEEGQRLKVIYGSSVGFHVIDVDSGNPYDIYIPSHVRLCRTPSLRLGLRCSQVSLRCSQVWLRCSQVWLRCSQVRLRCSQVRLRCCQVRLRCSQVCLRCSQVCLRCSQVWLRCSQVRLRCSQVRLRCSQVRLRCSQVRLRCSQVRLRCSQVRLRCSQVRLRCCQVRLRCSQVRLRCSQVCLRCSQVWLRCSQVSLRCSRVSLRRNLLSLLDNYSCGYR, from the exons ggtcGCCACGTCAAAACAGGGCAGCTCGCTGCCATCAAGGTCATGGACGTCACCGGA gatgaggaggaggagattaAAGCCGAGATCAACATGCTAAAGAAGTACAGCCACCACAGGAACATCGCCACTTACTACGGAGCCTTCGTCAAGAAGAATCCTCCGGGGATGGACGACCAGCTCTGG CTGGTGATGGAGTTCTGTGGCGCCGGTTCGGTGACAGAtctgatcaaaaacaccaaaggGAACTCTCTGAAGGAGGAGTGGATCGCCTACGTCTGCAGGGAGATCCTCAGG GGTCTGACCCACCTCCACCAGCACAAGGTCATCCACCGAGACATCAAGGGCCAGAACGTCCTGCTGACGGAGAACGCCGAGGTCAAGCTGG tggaCTTCGGTGTGAGCGCCCAGCTGGACCGGACGGTGGGTCGCAGGAACACCTTCATCGGGACGCCGTACTGGATGGCCCCGGAGGTGATCGCCTGCGACGAGAACCCCGACGCCACGTATGACTTCAAG agcgATCTGTGGTCGTTGGGAATCACAGCCATCGAGATGGCCGAGGGAGCTCCAC CTCTATGCGACATGCATCCCATGAGGGCGCTCTTCCTCATCCCCAGAAATCCTGCACCGAGGCTCAAATCCAAGAAATG GTCCAAGAAGTTCCAGTCGTTCATCGAGAGCTGTCTGGTGAAGAGCCACAGCCAGCGGCCGAGCACCGAGCAGCTGCTCAAGCATCCCTTCATCAGAGACCTGCCCAACGAACGGCAGGTCCGCATCCAGCTGAAGGACCACATCGACCGCACCAagaagaggagaggggagaggg ATGAAACCGAGTACGAGTACAGCGGCagcgaggaggaggacgaggagaggGACGTCGGAGAGCCCAG CTCCATCATCAACATTCCCGGCGAGTCGACTTTGAGGCGGGACTTCCTGCGCCTCCAGCTGGCCAATAAGGAGCGATCGGAGCTGATCCGCCGTCagcagctggagcagcagcagaacgagGAGCACAAGCGCCAACTGCTGGCCGAGAGGCAGAAACGCATCGAGGAGCAGAAGGAGCAGCGGCGGCGGCTGGAGGAG CAACAGCGTCGTGAGCGAGAgctgaggaagcagcaggagcgagagcagaggaggaggtaCGAGGAGATGGAGCAGCTccggagggaggaggagaggaggcacGCCGAGAGGGAGCAG GAATATATCCGTagacagctggaggaggagcagaggcaGCTGGAgatcctgcagcagcagctcctgcagGAACAGGCCTTACTGCtg GAGTACAAGAGGAAGCAGATCGAGGAGCAGCGGCAGGCCGAGCGTCTTCAGAGGCAGCTTCAGCAGGAACGCGCTTACCTGgtttctctgcagcagcagcagcaggaaacacCGCGACCGCCGGCCGACAAGAAGCAGCTGTACCACTACAAGGACCAGGCGCCGGGCAGCAACGACAAGCCGGCCTGGGCCAAGGAG GTGATGCGTCGCGCTCAGAGCAACTCTCCTCGAGTCCCTCCTAAGAAGTTCCACTCCTTCAGGGAGCCTCGGGACGTCCAGCTGGACAACCTGCTGCGTCTCCCCGGCTACAAGCCCCGCCGCCGCCGCCCGCCGTCCTACCCGGCCCACGGCAGCCCGTCCAGAGAAAACCTCCACGTTCCCAGGATCCGGGTCACCTGCGTCCCGGAACCCGACCCGTCCCAGCCGGTGTTCCGCCGGCCGAGCAGGAGCCCCGAGTCGAGGGGTCGCAGCCCCGGACGCCGG GTGGAGGATCATTATAAGATGAACAGACAGACTTCTCCTACGTTGCAGCATAAAGTCTCCAACCGGATCTCGGACCCGTCGCTGCCGCCGCGATCCGAGTCCTTCAGCAGCGGAGGCATCCAGCAGGCCAGGACTCCGCCCATGCACCGATCCGTAGAGCCTCAG ATGGCCCACCTGGTGCAGGTGAAGAGTCACGGCCTGTCGGGCTCCCAGTCCCTGTACGACCCCCACGGCGTGTCCTCGTCCTCCTCGGCGTCGCCCTCCCCCTCCCGGCCTCCCATGCCCCGGCAGAACTCCGACCCCACCTCCGACACCCCTCCTCCCCCGCCCCTGTCCCGCCTGGCACCCCCCCTCGACAAGCTGGATCGCAGCTCCTGGTTGCGGCAGGACGACGACATGCCGCCCAAG gttccTCAGAGAACCACCTCCATCTCTCCTGCTCTGGTCAGGAAGAACTCTCCTGGAAACGGGCCGGGCCTCGGTCCTCGGGCCGGAGCCCACCTGATCCGGGCCAG caaccccGACCTGCGGAGGACCGACATTTCCATGGAGACGCCCCTGAAAAGGACGAGCAGCGgcagctcctccagctccagcacccccagcTCCCAGGGAGGCTCCAACGAGAGAG gtaaTTCGGCCTCTAAGACTGAAGGTTCAACTCTTTCCTCCCACGACACCAAAGACGACAACAGAGAGCTGACCAGACCCAGCAGGCCTGCA GATCTGACTGCTTTGGCCAAAGAGCTGAGGGAGCTGCGACAGGGCGAGGAGACGAGCCGGCCGCCGGTCAAAGTCACCGACTACTCGTCCTCCAGCGAAGAGTCCCACAGCAGCGAGGATGAGGAGGGAGAGGGCGGAGCCAACGACGGCACGGTGGCGGTCAGCGACATCCCACGGATCAT gccGGCGGCGAGTCAAAGCACCAACGAGTCGTTCGGGATGATGGGAGGACACAACGACTCTCATGGAGATTCGTACGGAAACAGCTCTCAGGACGGAACGCTGATGATGAGAGAG TACGGGATGGGAGGCGGTGGAGGATCCAAGGCTTCCTTCACGCCATTTGTTGATCCGAGGGTCTACGGGACTTCTCCGACCGACGACGACGATAATAACTCTGCCTCAG CGCTATTTGCTGACGAGCTGCTGAAGCAGGAACAGGAGCAGGCCAGACTCAATGAGGCCAGAAAGATCTCTGTGGTCAACGTCAACCCAACCAACATCCGACCGCACAGCGACACGCCTGAGATCCGGAAATACAAGAAACGCTTCAACTCCGAGATCCTGTGTGCCGCTCTGTGGG gcGTGAACCTGCTGGTGGGAACCGAGAACGGCCTGATGCTGCTGGATCGGAGCGGTCAGGGCAAAGTTTACAACCTGATCAACCGACGGCGCTTCCAGCAGATGGACGTCCTGGAGGGACTCAACGTCCTGGTGACCATCTCAG GGAAGAAGAACAAGCTGCGTGTTTACTACCTGTCCTGGCTGAGGAACAGGATATTACACAACGACCCTGAAGTGGAGAAGAAGCAGGGCTGGATTACTGTTGGCGAGCTGGAGGGCTGCGTTCACTACAAAGTCG TCAAGTACGAGAGGATTAAATTCTTGGTGATTGCTCTGAAGAATTCGGTGGAAATCTACGCCTGGGCGCCTAAACCTTACCACAAGTTCATGGCCTTCAAG TCCTTCACTGACCTGCAGCACCGCCCCCTGCTGGTGGACCTGACCGTGGAGGAGGGCCAGAGGCTGAAGGTCATCTACGGATCCAGCGTCGGATTCCACGTCATCGATGTCGACTCCGGAAACCCCTACGACATCTACATCCCCTCACATGTAAGACTCTGTAGAACACCAAGTTTAAGACTTGGGTTAAGGTGTAGTCAGGTTAGTTTAAGGTGTAGTCAGGTTTGGTTAAG GTGTAGTCAGGTTTGGTTAAGGTGTAGTCAGGTTAGGTTAAGGTGTAGTCAGGTTAGGTTAAGGTGTTGTCAGGTTAGGTTAAGGTGTAGTCAGGTTTGTTTAAGGTGTAGTCAG GTTTGTTTAAGGTGTAGTCAGGTTTGGTTAAGGTGTAGTCAGGTTAGGTTAAGGTGTAGTCAGGTTAGGTTAAGGTGTAGTCAGGTTAGGTTAAG GTGTAGTCAGGTTAGGTTAAGGTGTAGTCAGGTTAGGTTAAG GTGTAGTCAGGTTAGGTTAAGGTGTAGTCAGGTTAGGTTAAGGTGTTGTCAGGTTAG GTTAAGGTGTAGTCAGGTTAGGTTAAGGTGTAGTCAGGTTTGTTTAAGGTGTAGTCAGGTTTGGTTAAGGTGTAGTCAGGTTAGTTTAAGGTGTAGTCGGGTTAGTTTAAGGCGTAATTTGTTGAGTTTGTTAGACAACTATAGCTGTGGTTACCGCTAG